The Kitasatospora setae KM-6054 genome contains a region encoding:
- a CDS encoding polysaccharide deacetylase family protein produces the protein MLSSARRRLAALAATAALASLATVPAARADAPAAPNLATNPGFEIPTLPLADWGSIPGWHCAPGEGAVTAAARTGGSALAVTPASADSTGQCTQTLAVRPNTGYTYSAWVHGSYAFLGASGTGHDVPPAWTASTGDGWQRLTTSFTTGADTTSVQLYVHGWYGQGPIAVDDVSVAGDSPAPVPLTTNAPTADPVVFITIDDGWTRDPAVLQLLADRKVPVTAFPLPMPEGFEPDYFAKATAVPGSAIEDHSVSHRDLTGLSLAEQQAEICDARDAVTARYGTVPTLFRPPYFAANADTQQAAANCGMKYLVTANADFGWGASNTSHPGGALQAGDIVILHFTDTLATDLRRALDAADRAGLKPAALTSYLR, from the coding sequence GTGCTCAGTTCCGCCCGCCGCCGTCTCGCGGCCCTCGCCGCCACCGCCGCGCTGGCCTCGCTGGCCACCGTGCCGGCCGCCCGCGCGGACGCCCCGGCCGCGCCGAACCTGGCGACCAACCCCGGCTTCGAGATCCCCACCCTGCCGCTGGCCGACTGGGGTTCGATCCCCGGCTGGCACTGCGCGCCCGGCGAGGGCGCGGTCACCGCCGCGGCCCGCACCGGCGGCTCCGCCCTGGCGGTCACCCCCGCCTCGGCCGACTCCACCGGCCAGTGCACGCAGACCCTCGCGGTCCGCCCGAACACCGGCTACACGTACAGCGCCTGGGTGCACGGCTCGTACGCCTTCCTCGGCGCCAGCGGCACCGGCCACGACGTCCCCCCGGCCTGGACGGCGTCCACCGGCGACGGCTGGCAGCGGCTGACCACCTCGTTCACCACCGGCGCCGACACCACCTCGGTGCAGCTGTACGTGCACGGCTGGTACGGCCAGGGCCCGATCGCGGTGGACGACGTCTCGGTGGCCGGCGACAGCCCGGCGCCGGTGCCGCTGACCACGAACGCGCCGACCGCCGACCCGGTCGTCTTCATCACCATCGACGACGGCTGGACCCGCGACCCGGCGGTCCTCCAGCTGCTCGCCGACCGGAAGGTGCCGGTCACCGCGTTCCCGCTGCCGATGCCGGAGGGCTTCGAGCCCGACTACTTCGCCAAGGCGACCGCCGTGCCCGGCTCCGCGATCGAGGACCACAGCGTCTCGCACCGCGACCTGACCGGCCTGTCGCTGGCCGAGCAGCAGGCCGAGATCTGCGACGCCCGGGACGCCGTGACCGCCCGCTACGGCACCGTCCCGACGCTGTTCCGCCCGCCGTACTTCGCGGCCAACGCCGACACCCAGCAGGCCGCCGCGAACTGCGGCATGAAGTACCTGGTCACCGCGAACGCCGACTTCGGCTGGGGCGCCTCCAACACCTCCCACCCGGGCGGCGCGCTGCAGGCCGGCGACATCGTCATCCTGCACTTCACCGACACCCTGGCCACCGACCTGCGGCGCGCCCTGGACGCGGCCGACCGGGCCGGCCTGAAGCCCGCGGCGCTCACCTCCTACCTGCGCTGA
- a CDS encoding exonuclease SbcCD subunit D, producing the protein MKLLHTSDWHLGRSFHRENLHEAQRAFLDHLVATVAAEGVRAVLVAGDVYDRALPGLEAVELFDEALWRLAELGVPAVFISGNHDSARRLGTAARLIDRAGIHLRTDPGALAVPVMLADEHGPVAVYGLPYLEPALVRERLGVARGGHEQVLSAAMDAVRADLAGRPAGTRAVVLAHAFVTGGAVSDSERDIAVGGVQSVPAEVFDGVHYAALGHLHGCQTLAPHLRYSGSPLAYSFSEADHEKSMWLVELDAAGAVEARRVLCPVPRRLARIAGRIDDLLADERYAYAVDRWVQATLTDPVRPADAMERLRVRFPHTLQLLFEPEGGERGDGGSYAERVRGRSDREVVEGFVAHVRPGRELAGDERAWLLEGLESVRRAAAGRAEESAR; encoded by the coding sequence GTGAAGCTGCTGCACACCTCGGACTGGCACCTGGGGCGGTCCTTCCACCGGGAGAACCTGCACGAGGCGCAGCGGGCGTTCCTGGATCACCTGGTGGCGACCGTCGCCGCCGAGGGGGTGCGGGCGGTGCTGGTCGCGGGTGACGTGTACGACCGGGCGCTGCCGGGGCTGGAGGCCGTCGAGCTGTTCGACGAGGCGCTGTGGCGGTTGGCCGAGTTGGGCGTGCCGGCCGTGTTCATCTCCGGGAACCACGACTCGGCCCGCCGGTTGGGCACCGCGGCGCGGCTGATCGACCGGGCGGGGATCCACCTGCGGACGGATCCGGGCGCGCTGGCCGTGCCGGTGATGCTGGCGGACGAGCACGGCCCGGTGGCGGTGTACGGGCTGCCCTACCTGGAGCCGGCCCTGGTGCGGGAGCGGCTGGGCGTGGCGAGGGGCGGCCACGAGCAGGTGCTGTCGGCGGCGATGGACGCGGTCCGGGCCGATCTGGCCGGGCGTCCGGCCGGGACGCGCGCGGTGGTGCTGGCGCACGCGTTCGTGACCGGTGGCGCGGTCAGCGACAGCGAGCGGGACATCGCGGTCGGCGGCGTGCAGTCGGTGCCCGCCGAGGTGTTCGACGGCGTGCACTACGCGGCGCTGGGGCACCTGCACGGCTGCCAGACGCTGGCCCCGCACCTGCGCTACTCGGGTTCCCCGCTGGCGTACTCCTTCTCCGAGGCGGACCACGAGAAGTCGATGTGGCTGGTCGAGCTGGACGCGGCGGGCGCGGTGGAGGCCCGCCGGGTCCTCTGCCCGGTGCCGCGCCGGCTGGCCCGGATCGCGGGCCGGATCGACGACCTGCTGGCGGACGAGCGGTACGCGTACGCCGTCGACCGCTGGGTGCAGGCCACCTTGACCGACCCGGTCCGGCCGGCGGACGCGATGGAGCGGCTGCGGGTGCGCTTCCCGCACACCCTGCAGTTGCTGTTCGAGCCGGAGGGCGGTGAGCGGGGCGACGGCGGCTCGTACGCCGAGCGGGTGCGCGGGCGCAGCGACCGGGAGGTGGTGGAGGGTTTCGTCGCGCACGTCCGCCCGGGCCGGGAGCTGGCGGGCGACGAGCGGGCCTGGCTGTTGGAGGGCCTGGAGTCGGTGCGCCGCGCGGCGGCCGGCCGGGCGGAGGAGAGCGCGCGATGA
- a CDS encoding AMP-dependent synthetase/ligase, translated as MREFSSPALGGGPAGGLADSVFDRAEREPRLTQSSRWADGAWVPVSAARFRDEVLALAKGLLTRGVRYGDRVAVMSATRWEWTLFDYALWSIGAIPVPVYPTAAPDQVRWILAETAAVACVVEDEDQAMTVGAVCDALPELTGIWQLDRDCVAQLSADGAGVPDALVHRQRLAVTPDSMATIVYTSGTTGRPKGCLLTHGNLASVADALLAGWAEVFHDTRGEQPATLLFLPLAHVYGRITQVAAVRGGIRIGHHAKLSSESLLPALAAFEPTFLHAVPYVFEKIHRRAREAAEEAGKLELFVQAERVAVEWAAAWERRAHRLGPGPSPALRLRHAAYERMVYQRVRAVLGGRVRAVMSGGAMLGRELGLFFAGAGMTVYEGYGLTESAAAVTANPPRRPKFGTVGRPVPGSTVAIAEDGEVWVKGPGVFSGYLNHPRCSDEALCRGWLATGDLGVLDEDGYLTLTGRKKEVIVTSSGKNMAPAVLEERVRAHPLIAQCLIVGENRPYLAALITLDAVALAHWLRARGRPRLDVWEALVDPELHQEVQRAVGAANTSVSRAESIRAFRLLPREFSVEDGLLTPSLKIRRAAVVERYAEDIEELYAG; from the coding sequence TTGCGAGAGTTCAGCAGTCCCGCGCTCGGGGGCGGGCCGGCCGGCGGGTTGGCGGACTCGGTGTTCGACCGGGCGGAGCGGGAGCCGCGGCTGACGCAGTCGTCGCGCTGGGCGGACGGGGCGTGGGTCCCGGTGTCGGCGGCGCGCTTCCGGGACGAGGTGCTGGCCCTGGCGAAGGGCCTGTTGACCCGCGGGGTGCGCTACGGCGACCGGGTCGCGGTGATGTCGGCGACCCGCTGGGAGTGGACGCTGTTCGACTACGCGCTCTGGTCGATCGGGGCGATCCCGGTGCCGGTGTACCCGACGGCGGCGCCGGACCAGGTGCGCTGGATCCTGGCCGAGACCGCGGCGGTGGCCTGCGTGGTGGAGGACGAGGACCAGGCGATGACGGTCGGCGCGGTGTGCGACGCGCTGCCGGAGCTGACCGGCATCTGGCAGCTGGACCGGGACTGCGTGGCGCAGTTGTCGGCGGACGGCGCGGGCGTGCCGGACGCGCTGGTGCACCGCCAGCGGCTGGCGGTGACGCCGGACTCGATGGCGACGATCGTCTACACCTCGGGCACCACCGGCCGTCCCAAGGGCTGCCTGCTGACCCACGGCAACCTGGCGTCGGTGGCGGACGCGCTGCTGGCGGGCTGGGCGGAGGTGTTCCACGACACCCGGGGCGAGCAGCCGGCCACGCTGCTGTTCCTGCCGCTGGCGCACGTGTACGGGCGGATCACCCAGGTCGCGGCGGTGCGCGGCGGGATCCGGATCGGCCACCACGCGAAGCTGTCCTCGGAGAGCCTGCTGCCGGCCCTGGCGGCGTTCGAGCCGACCTTCCTGCACGCGGTGCCGTACGTGTTCGAGAAGATCCACCGCCGGGCCCGGGAGGCGGCCGAGGAGGCCGGGAAGCTGGAGCTGTTCGTCCAGGCCGAGCGGGTGGCCGTCGAGTGGGCGGCGGCCTGGGAGCGCCGGGCGCACCGGCTGGGCCCGGGCCCGTCGCCGGCGCTGCGGCTGCGGCACGCGGCGTACGAGCGGATGGTGTACCAGCGGGTGCGGGCGGTGCTGGGCGGCCGGGTGCGGGCGGTGATGTCGGGCGGGGCGATGCTGGGGCGGGAGCTGGGGCTGTTCTTCGCGGGCGCGGGCATGACGGTGTACGAGGGCTACGGGTTGACCGAGTCGGCGGCGGCGGTGACCGCGAACCCGCCCCGGCGGCCGAAGTTCGGCACGGTGGGCCGCCCGGTGCCGGGTTCGACGGTGGCGATCGCCGAGGACGGCGAGGTGTGGGTGAAGGGCCCGGGGGTGTTCTCGGGGTACCTGAACCACCCGCGCTGCTCGGACGAGGCGCTGTGCCGGGGCTGGTTGGCGACCGGTGACCTGGGGGTGCTGGACGAGGACGGCTACCTGACGCTGACCGGCCGGAAGAAGGAGGTGATCGTGACCTCCAGCGGCAAGAACATGGCGCCGGCGGTGCTGGAGGAGCGGGTGCGGGCGCACCCGCTGATCGCCCAGTGCCTGATCGTGGGCGAGAACCGGCCGTACCTGGCGGCGCTGATCACGCTGGACGCGGTGGCGCTGGCGCACTGGCTGCGGGCCCGCGGGCGGCCGCGGCTGGACGTCTGGGAGGCGCTGGTCGACCCGGAGCTGCACCAGGAGGTGCAGCGGGCGGTGGGGGCGGCGAACACCTCGGTGTCGCGGGCGGAGTCGATCCGGGCGTTCCGGCTGCTGCCGCGCGAGTTCTCGGTGGAGGACGGGCTGCTGACGCCGTCGCTGAAGATCAGGCGGGCGGCGGTGGTGGAGCGGTACGCGGAGGACATCGAGGAGCTCTACGCCGGTTGA
- a CDS encoding type II toxin-antitoxin system RelE/ParE family toxin produces the protein MAWEVSLHEAVVAWFIRLSEDEPEVADQVAAAVDKLAEEGPTLGRPLVDRIKRSRHHHMKELRPRVGGESEIRILFAFDPEREAILLVAGDKSGQWNLWYDLNIPIADDRFDRHLDALKEGE, from the coding sequence GTGGCATGGGAAGTCTCACTGCACGAAGCGGTGGTCGCCTGGTTCATCAGGCTGAGCGAGGACGAACCGGAGGTCGCGGACCAGGTCGCCGCCGCCGTCGACAAGCTCGCGGAGGAGGGGCCGACCCTCGGGCGGCCGCTGGTCGACCGGATCAAACGGTCCAGACACCATCACATGAAGGAACTGCGCCCCCGGGTCGGTGGCGAGAGCGAGATCCGCATCCTGTTCGCGTTCGATCCGGAACGGGAGGCGATCCTGCTCGTCGCGGGCGACAAGTCCGGGCAGTGGAACCTGTGGTACGACCTGAACATCCCGATCGCGGATGACCGGTTCGACCGGCATCTCGACGCGCTCAAGGAGGGCGAGTGA
- a CDS encoding XRE family transcriptional regulator: MARSWKDVRTEVVTDEERVAAHRTRLDAEVRAYRLAEIRREQDLTQTEVAELIGVTQPNVSRLERGDLEGTSLGTLREYVEALGGRLHLVADFGDRRLRIQ, from the coding sequence ATGGCCAGATCCTGGAAGGACGTCCGCACCGAAGTCGTGACCGACGAGGAGCGGGTCGCGGCCCACCGCACCCGGCTCGACGCCGAGGTGCGCGCCTACCGGCTCGCCGAGATCCGCCGGGAGCAGGACCTGACCCAGACCGAGGTCGCGGAGCTGATCGGCGTCACCCAGCCCAACGTCTCCCGCCTGGAGCGCGGTGACCTCGAAGGCACCTCACTGGGCACCCTCCGCGAGTACGTCGAGGCCCTCGGCGGCCGGCTCCACCTGGTCGCGGACTTCGGCGACCGCCGCCTGCGCATCCAGTAA
- a CDS encoding SGNH/GDSL hydrolase family protein, which translates to MPRIRAAAVAFTAAALTVTTLAAATQASAAGVNYAALGDSYSAGVGSGSYTSDSGSCSRSTKAYPYLWKTAHAPSSFAFVACSGAKTGDVAANQLGVLNSSTTLVSITIGGNDAGFASTMQTCVLDSESSCLSAVNAAKSYATNTLPGQLAGLYGQIRAKAPNAKVVVLGYPHLYQVPGTCVFGISNTKRTAINGAADTLDTVIAKQAANAGFTFQDVRTAFSGHEICGSSSQWLNSTTLPISDSYHPNASGQASGYLPLFSAAA; encoded by the coding sequence ATGCCCAGAATCCGTGCTGCCGCCGTCGCGTTCACCGCGGCCGCGCTGACCGTCACCACCCTCGCCGCCGCCACCCAGGCGAGCGCCGCCGGCGTCAACTACGCCGCGCTGGGCGACTCGTACTCGGCCGGGGTCGGCTCCGGCAGCTACACCAGCGACAGCGGCAGTTGCAGCCGCAGCACCAAGGCGTACCCGTACCTGTGGAAGACCGCGCACGCGCCGTCCTCGTTCGCGTTCGTGGCCTGTTCGGGCGCGAAGACCGGGGACGTGGCGGCCAACCAGCTGGGGGTGCTGAACTCGTCGACCACGCTGGTGTCGATCACCATCGGCGGCAACGACGCCGGGTTCGCCTCGACCATGCAGACCTGCGTGCTGGACAGCGAGAGCTCCTGCCTGAGCGCCGTGAACGCGGCCAAGAGCTACGCCACCAACACGCTGCCGGGCCAACTGGCGGGCCTGTACGGGCAGATCCGGGCGAAGGCGCCGAACGCCAAGGTGGTCGTGCTCGGCTACCCGCACCTCTACCAGGTGCCCGGCACCTGCGTCTTCGGCATCTCGAACACCAAGCGGACCGCGATCAACGGCGCCGCCGACACCCTGGACACGGTGATCGCCAAGCAGGCGGCGAACGCCGGGTTCACCTTCCAGGACGTCCGCACGGCGTTCTCCGGGCACGAGATCTGCGGCTCGTCCAGCCAGTGGCTGAACAGCACCACGCTGCCGATCAGCGACAGCTACCACCCCAACGCCAGCGGCCAGGCGAGCGGCTACCTGCCGCTGTTCAGCGCGGCGGCGTGA
- a CDS encoding AAA family ATPase — MRLHRLTVTAFGPFAGTERIDFDLLSSAGLFLLRGATGAGKSSVLDAVCYALYGELPGTRRSNGVRSDHAAPGVRTEVVLEATLGGRRLEVTRSPEQWRPKKRGTGLTPDKAQTLLREWAEDAGTGGPGWVAFSKSHQEVGEELTRLLGMSREQFCQVVLLPQGDFARFLRADSKQRAELLGRLFDTGRFQQLEGWTADLRLRHERAVQGGRQRVHALLARAEEAAGPLAGGDAAAYRPEPDAPPAEVLGWAALLRVAAAERAESAGLWLAAAEDARAAARDRFAEQQALAERQSRHHRARQELLRLTDTAALAAPDRARLEAALRAEAPALLRGPRQRAADAHAAARAAEDARRAELAARAAAAGWAGPLDTPDDLLAAEGAARAEAGRLEAAGADEARHGALRAERARLERRRDEADDLAEEARRWLEPFEERLRQLQREREAAREARAELDLIDARHAELARRRDAAVQHLRLLGERTAAEDRVRALTGAAQDARQRALDLQERRLAGMAAELAAALTPGEPCRVCGSAEHPAPAEPSAGQVTAEDERRARAAQQAAEAELATATGLVGAIAARAAAAEATAGGRTADELAAEAEELSLRRRSVLHAAEHWLPLGRQLEQLERDGRTRSRQLSEAVELAAQLTGQLKAQDTELATLEGRIAAARGDAPSVAARTAAVTALATAAGAALTATRAAGHTAERAAETAEALHRAALAAGFAGPPELAAAVLPPDELDALKRRFKQLDADLELASNRLADPALQASAALPPAAAEAARAAAARADGRLADAHSAHDRARRRVADLARIGRELSALAAELAPVLDAFARTSRLAALLAGAPAENALRMRLESYVLAARLEQVAAAASRRLLRMSGGRYTLVHSDGLVSGTKRSGLSLHVVDAWTGRERDTATLSGGESFFASLALALGLADVVTDEAGGMPLDTLFIDEGFGTLDENALEEVMDVLDSLRERDRAVGIVSHVADLRTRVPAQLLVRKHRTGSTVHHTTREDA, encoded by the coding sequence ATGAGGCTGCACCGGCTCACCGTCACCGCGTTCGGCCCGTTCGCGGGCACCGAGCGGATCGACTTCGACCTGCTCTCCTCGGCGGGCCTGTTCCTGCTGCGCGGCGCGACAGGCGCGGGCAAGAGCAGCGTGCTGGACGCGGTCTGCTACGCGCTGTACGGCGAGCTGCCCGGCACCCGCCGCAGCAACGGGGTGCGCAGCGACCACGCCGCGCCGGGCGTCCGCACCGAGGTGGTGCTGGAGGCGACGCTGGGCGGGCGGCGGCTGGAGGTGACCCGCAGCCCGGAGCAGTGGCGGCCGAAGAAGCGCGGCACCGGCCTGACCCCGGACAAGGCGCAGACCCTGCTGCGCGAGTGGGCCGAGGACGCCGGGACGGGCGGGCCCGGCTGGGTCGCGTTCAGCAAGTCGCACCAGGAGGTCGGCGAGGAGCTGACCCGGCTGCTCGGCATGAGCCGCGAGCAGTTCTGCCAGGTGGTGCTGCTGCCGCAGGGCGACTTCGCCCGGTTCCTGCGGGCCGATTCCAAGCAGCGCGCCGAGCTGCTCGGCCGGCTCTTCGACACCGGCCGGTTCCAGCAGTTGGAGGGGTGGACGGCCGACCTGCGGCTGCGCCACGAGCGCGCGGTGCAGGGCGGCCGGCAGCGGGTGCACGCCCTGCTGGCCCGGGCCGAGGAGGCCGCCGGTCCGCTGGCCGGGGGCGACGCCGCCGCGTACCGCCCGGAGCCGGACGCGCCGCCCGCCGAGGTGCTCGGCTGGGCGGCGCTGCTGCGGGTCGCCGCCGCCGAGCGGGCCGAGTCCGCGGGGCTGTGGCTGGCCGCCGCCGAGGACGCCAGGGCCGCCGCCCGGGACCGCTTCGCGGAGCAGCAGGCGCTGGCCGAGCGGCAGTCCCGCCACCACCGGGCCCGGCAGGAGCTGCTGCGGCTCACCGACACCGCCGCCCTGGCCGCCCCGGACCGGGCCCGGCTGGAGGCGGCGCTCCGCGCCGAGGCCCCGGCCCTGCTGCGCGGCCCGCGGCAGCGGGCGGCGGACGCGCACGCCGCCGCCCGGGCGGCGGAGGACGCCCGGCGGGCCGAACTGGCCGCCCGGGCGGCCGCCGCCGGCTGGGCCGGGCCGCTCGACACCCCGGACGACCTGCTGGCCGCCGAGGGCGCGGCCCGCGCCGAGGCGGGCCGGCTGGAGGCGGCCGGCGCGGACGAGGCCCGGCACGGCGCGCTGCGCGCCGAACGGGCCCGGCTGGAGCGCCGGCGCGACGAGGCGGACGACCTCGCCGAGGAGGCCCGGCGCTGGCTGGAGCCCTTCGAGGAGCGGCTCCGGCAGCTCCAGCGGGAGCGCGAGGCGGCCCGCGAGGCCCGCGCCGAACTCGACCTGATCGACGCCCGGCACGCCGAACTGGCCCGGCGCCGGGACGCGGCGGTCCAGCACCTGCGGCTGCTCGGCGAGCGCACCGCCGCCGAGGACCGGGTCCGCGCCCTGACCGGCGCCGCGCAGGACGCCCGGCAGCGCGCCCTGGACCTCCAGGAGCGCCGACTCGCGGGCATGGCCGCCGAGTTGGCCGCCGCCCTGACTCCCGGCGAGCCGTGCCGGGTCTGCGGCTCGGCCGAGCACCCGGCCCCCGCCGAGCCCTCGGCCGGCCAGGTCACCGCCGAGGACGAGCGCCGCGCCCGCGCCGCCCAGCAGGCCGCCGAAGCCGAACTCGCCACCGCCACCGGCCTGGTGGGCGCCATCGCGGCCCGGGCGGCCGCCGCCGAGGCCACCGCGGGCGGCCGCACGGCCGACGAACTCGCGGCCGAAGCCGAGGAGTTGTCGCTGCGGCGGCGCTCGGTGCTGCACGCCGCGGAGCACTGGCTGCCGCTCGGCCGGCAGCTCGAACAGCTGGAGCGCGACGGCCGCACCCGCAGCCGACAGCTCAGCGAGGCGGTCGAGTTGGCCGCCCAGCTGACCGGCCAGTTGAAGGCCCAGGACACCGAACTCGCCACGCTGGAGGGGCGGATCGCCGCCGCCCGGGGCGACGCCCCCTCGGTCGCCGCCCGCACCGCCGCCGTCACCGCGCTGGCCACCGCGGCCGGCGCCGCGCTGACCGCCACCCGGGCCGCCGGGCACACGGCCGAGCGCGCCGCCGAGACCGCCGAGGCGCTGCACCGCGCCGCCCTCGCCGCGGGCTTCGCGGGCCCGCCGGAACTCGCCGCGGCCGTCCTGCCCCCGGACGAACTCGACGCGCTGAAGCGGAGGTTCAAGCAGCTCGACGCCGACCTCGAACTCGCCTCGAACCGGCTCGCCGACCCCGCGCTGCAAGCCTCCGCCGCGCTGCCGCCGGCCGCCGCCGAAGCCGCCCGCGCGGCCGCCGCCCGCGCCGACGGGCGGCTCGCCGACGCCCACTCCGCCCACGACCGGGCCCGCCGCCGGGTCGCCGACCTGGCCCGGATCGGCCGCGAGCTGTCCGCGCTGGCCGCCGAACTCGCCCCGGTCCTCGACGCGTTCGCCCGCACCAGCCGGCTGGCCGCGCTGCTGGCCGGCGCCCCCGCCGAGAACGCCCTGCGGATGCGCCTGGAGTCCTACGTGCTGGCGGCCCGCCTGGAGCAGGTCGCCGCCGCCGCCAGCCGGCGCCTGCTGCGGATGTCCGGCGGCCGCTACACCCTCGTCCACAGCGACGGCCTGGTCTCCGGCACCAAGCGCTCCGGCCTCTCCCTGCACGTCGTCGACGCCTGGACCGGCCGCGAGCGCGACACCGCCACCCTCTCCGGCGGCGAGTCCTTCTTCGCCTCCCTGGCCCTCGCCCTCGGCCTCGCCGACGTCGTCACCGACGAGGCCGGCGGCATGCCCCTGGACACCCTCTTCATCGACGAGGGCTTCGGCACCCTCGACGAGAACGCCCTCGAAGAGGTCATGGACGTCCTCGACTCCCTCCGCGAGCGCGACCGCGCCGTCGGCATCGTCAGCCACGTCGCCGACCTCCGCACCCGCGTCCCCGCCCAACTCCTGGTCCGCAAGCACCGCACCGGCTCCACCGTCCACCACACCACCCGCGAGGACGCCTGA
- a CDS encoding alpha/beta fold hydrolase, whose translation MRPVEALRGRIERPHATLAYTVTGGPGPLAVHAHGALSSRAHERRAGLFDWTGLDRARRLARYDARGHGESTGRPVPDDYRYAVLADDLLALCDHLSPDAPVTALGASMGAATVLWAALARPERFDRLVLAIPAVAWAARAPRRSGLLAAATLVERRGATALTAAARVTGPPAVLAETPSYTTEFDLPDALLPAAMRAAAASDLPTPETLRDLPHPTLLLAWDTDPLHPLTTARTLAAHLPDARLHIADTLADVRSWGRLATDFLAADDRPDDVDRAPGTDRDQEPAPAHRGTPEAGFGRHDGGTG comes from the coding sequence GTGCGGCCCGTCGAGGCCCTCCGCGGCCGGATCGAACGACCGCACGCCACCCTCGCCTACACCGTCACCGGCGGCCCCGGACCGCTCGCCGTGCACGCGCACGGCGCGCTCTCCAGCCGGGCCCACGAACGCCGCGCCGGCCTGTTCGACTGGACCGGCCTGGACCGCGCCCGCCGGCTCGCCCGCTACGACGCCCGCGGCCACGGCGAGTCCACCGGACGCCCCGTCCCCGACGACTACCGCTACGCCGTGCTCGCCGACGACCTGCTCGCGCTCTGCGACCACCTCTCGCCCGACGCGCCCGTCACCGCCCTCGGCGCCTCGATGGGCGCCGCCACCGTGCTCTGGGCCGCGCTGGCCCGCCCCGAACGCTTCGACCGCCTGGTCCTGGCCATCCCCGCCGTCGCCTGGGCCGCCCGCGCCCCGCGCCGCAGCGGCCTGCTGGCCGCCGCCACCCTGGTCGAACGGCGCGGCGCCACCGCCCTGACCGCCGCCGCCCGGGTCACGGGCCCGCCCGCCGTCCTCGCCGAAACCCCGTCCTACACCACCGAGTTCGACCTCCCCGACGCCCTCCTCCCGGCCGCCATGCGGGCCGCCGCCGCATCCGACCTCCCCACCCCCGAAACCCTCCGCGACCTCCCCCACCCCACCCTGCTGCTCGCCTGGGACACCGACCCCCTGCACCCCCTCACCACCGCCCGCACCCTCGCCGCCCACCTCCCGGACGCCCGCCTGCACATCGCCGACACCCTTGCCGACGTACGGAGCTGGGGCCGCCTGGCCACCGACTTCCTGGCGGCGGACGACCGGCCCGATGACGTCGACCGAGCCCCCGGCACGGACCGGGACCAGGAACCCGCCCCCGCCCACCGGGGCACCCCGGAGGCCGGCTTCGGGCGCCACGACGGCGGGACCGGCTGA
- a CDS encoding NUDIX hydrolase, with translation MGIEYSPEISDLLGRVRRRPNAGWPWRPGEPVPGGLTVKQSWGWLFVPDGRVLTLVNPRDGVVSLPGGSLEPEDAGDPGRALAREAGEEAQAVIGGPVYLGYLYDRVGSANGGHECARVRMAAALRGAGPSAPDPASGRHYRRLLVAPGLAVELLGWGLPGLRQARAAVAVAAARWGVPVRADETIEELPVAGRRFH, from the coding sequence ATGGGCATCGAGTACAGCCCGGAGATCTCCGACCTGCTCGGACGGGTGCGCCGGCGGCCGAACGCGGGGTGGCCGTGGCGGCCGGGGGAGCCGGTGCCGGGGGGGTTGACGGTGAAGCAGTCGTGGGGGTGGCTGTTCGTGCCGGACGGGCGGGTGCTGACGTTGGTCAATCCGCGCGACGGCGTGGTCAGCCTGCCGGGCGGCTCGCTGGAGCCGGAGGACGCGGGGGACCCGGGGCGGGCGCTGGCGCGGGAGGCGGGGGAGGAGGCGCAGGCGGTGATCGGCGGGCCGGTCTACCTCGGGTACCTGTACGACCGGGTGGGGTCGGCGAACGGCGGGCACGAGTGCGCCCGGGTGCGGATGGCGGCGGCGCTGCGCGGGGCGGGCCCTTCGGCGCCGGACCCGGCGTCGGGGCGGCACTACCGGCGGCTGCTGGTGGCGCCGGGGTTGGCGGTCGAGCTGCTGGGCTGGGGGCTGCCGGGGTTGCGGCAGGCGCGGGCGGCGGTCGCGGTGGCGGCCGCGCGGTGGGGGGTGCCGGTGCGGGCGGACGAGACGATCGAGGAACTGCCGGTGGCGGGCCGCCGGTTCCACTGA